A genomic stretch from Aedes albopictus strain Foshan chromosome 2, AalbF5, whole genome shotgun sequence includes:
- the LOC109405879 gene encoding dyslexia-associated protein KIAA0319-like protein, which produces MISSLQTRRRQQRRRRISIGRIMNDLQYQLILASLLMLLGSASSIAHEAPTVPAALISDEHSSMVSGGGGARRRQDHVQQEQQQQQQHQSISQSQETKLCPLMMRHVFDGFAPIGNSKAGNYSEFPEALALNTCVQGCCAKGENCTAAFMFNQTCYHVKCWTSELCIPAKKTNLAAKLKMMLVNPVGDDTRTWPEILESAVPQETRITESELERFDGNIMNKLKAMYNLERNREELSERIYDLPLDKQEEYDLRKYPAASYMYGDDPMMAAESKFYSEQQKCVIGLERSCPEHETCVGSAKNFDGVCECMQHYSRNSEQICVRAEEPRAYDIPQTLTAQKLIMENVHSEAGETEEENSRPPPPKNLTVSVVSKDIRLPNNEAILTAFVVPDEEASQDKYTYSWSLISQPSKGDSNATITDQTKSQAKLSKLTEGLYRFKVTVTGQKGYGEAYPNITVLPEQKINKPPDVVITPMEQTVKLPNHKAILDGSASTDDDKITSWQWELVQGPLGYQPELPAVSTLQLNDLEMPGKYIFKLTVIDSEKLSNSTTATIEVLKEIDYPPEANAGQNVIVYLPNNNVTLNGSLSKDDHGIVAWEWTKDSKDQSKAVDMQNTRTPYLQLSNLEEGVYVFELKVTDANNQSSTSTVHVFVKMPTNMPPVASAGTNYTLNLPQNWATLNGSDSKDDLRITSWNWRQVSGPNTAAILNGNSSIANATSLTIGDYIFELTVTDEANNNDTSRVKVTVVQERNTAPVANAGGDQSVTLPTNAIVLNGTRSNDDLGIANYSWTREPGSLAIGTIVDDSDRKPVLILTNIVPGRYVFKLTVTDGQGLSGSDTVSVIVHPDPLVMSLVELTLTMEATVLTQSELDSLQQKLVLLIGDNTARLHVRDMKIEHKTGQVVIIFYVEKNDKEKPEIMPALEVEKILKEKFWRDYTILGTSVAGIRTTICQNDCSGHGVCNAETRDCMCQSFWMPDIFFFWGVAEANCDWSILYVIIGVFIVFLVLSGICWGITCLCRRSTKPRTRSKTQKYSLLGTQDDELPSFTRTGTTMSDSETDSDVLFESRSKQNGIPPGRVKLANGDVRNGHAKYNTTRLGRRIKT; this is translated from the exons ATGATTTCATCGCTCCaaacacgacgacgacaacaacgtcGTCGACGGATTAGCATCGGAAGGATAATGAACGATCTTCAGTATCAGCTGATTTTGGCCTCGTTGCTAATGCTGCTGGGATCAGCCTCGTCCATTGCCCACGAGGCACCAACCGTGCCGGCTGCGTTGATTTCCGACGAGCATTCCTCGATGGTCAGCGGTGGCGGTGGCGCCAGACGGCGGCAGGACCATGTGCAGCaggaacaacaacagcagcagcagcaccaatcGATATCTCAATCGCAGGAAACGAAATTATGTCCCCTGATGATGCGGCATGTTTTCGATGGATTTGCTCCCATTG GAAACAGCAAAGCCGGAAACTACTCGGAATTCCCAGAAGCCCTTGCCCTCAACACCTGCGTTCAGGGCTGTTGTGCCAAGGGTGAAAACTGCACCGCCGCCTTCATGTTCAACCAGACGTGCTATCACGTCAAATGCTGGACCAGTGAACTGTGCATTCCGGCCAAAAAGACCAACCTGGCCGCCAAATTGAAAATGATGCTAGTCAATCCCGTTGGCGATGACACCCGAACATGGCCCGAAATCCTCGAAAGCGCAGTGCCCCAGGAAACCAGGATAACCGAATCAGAGCTAGAGCGCTTCGATGGAAACATTATGAACAAGTTGAAAGCCATGTACAATCTGGAACGAAATCGGGAAGAGCTTTCCGAAAGAATCTACGATCTTCCACTGGATAAGCAG GAGGAGTACGATCTGAGAAAATATCCCGCGGCATCCTACATGTACGGCGATGACCCAATGATGGCCGCAGAAtcaaaattctattcggaacaGCAAAAATGCGTGATAGGGCTGGAAAGATCCTGTCCAGAACACGAAACCTGCGTTGGTTCGGCGAAAAACTTCGATGGGGTGTGCGAGTGCATGCAGCATTACTCGCGAAATAGTGAACAAATCTGTGTGAGAGCGGAGGAACCTAGGGCGTACGACATCCCTCAGACCTTAACAGCGCAGAAGTTAATCATGGAAAACGTTCACAGCGAAGCTGGAGAAACAGAGGAGGAAAATTCGAGACCTCCGCCACCAAAGAACTTGACCGTTTCGGTAGTCTCTAAGGATATTCGGTTGCCAAACAACGAGGCTATCCTGACGGCCTTTGTGGTTCCGGATGAGGAGGCCAGCCAGGACAAGTACACCTACTCGTGGTCGTTGATCTCGCAACCCTCCAAGGGCGACAGCAACGCCACAATTACCGACCAGACCAAGTCTCAAGCCAAGCTTTCCAAGTTAACTGAGGGGCTTTATCGGTTCAAAGTAACCGTTACCGGTCAAAAGGGTTACGGCGAAGCTTACCCGAACATCACGGTCCTTCCAGAGCAGAAGATCAATAAACCTCCGGATGTTGTCATAACTCCCATGGAACAAACCGTCAAACTTCCCAACCATAAGGCCATTCTGGACGGAAGCGCCTCGACGGACGATGATAAGATAACTTCCTGGCAGTGGGAACTGGTCCAGGGTCCCCTAGGGTACCAACCGGAACTGCCAGCCGTCAGCACTCTTCAGCTGAACGATCTGGAAATGCCTGGCAAATACATCTTCAAGCTAACCGTAATCGATTCGGAGAAACTGTCCAACAGCACTACGGCCACCATAGAAGTCCTCAAAGAAATAGATTACCCACCGGAAGCGAACGCCGGCCAGAATGTGATTGTGTACCTTCCGAACAACAACGTCACCCTGAATGGGTCCCTCAGCAAGGACGACCACGGTATCGTTGCGTGGGAGTGGACCAAAGACAGCAAAGACCAATCCAAGGCAGTGGACATGCAAAACACCCGAACGCCCTACCTGCAGCTGTCCAATCTGGAAGAAGGTGTATACGTATTCGAGCTAAAAGTAACGGACGCTAACAACCAGAGCAGCACTTCCACGGTGCACGTGTTTGTCAAGATGCCCACCAATATGCCGCCGGTGGCCAGTGCAGGCACGAATTACACGCTGAACTTGCCGCAAAATTGGGCCACGCTTAACGGGAGCGACTCCAAGGACGATCTGAGGATCACAAGTTGGAACTGGCGGCAAGTTAGTGGACCAAATACGGCGGCGATCCTGAATGGTAACAGTTCG ATTGCCAACGCCACATCGCTAACCATCGGAGACTACATCTTCGAGTTGACCGTAACGGATGAAGCGAACAATAACGACACCAGTCGAGTGAAGGTTACGGTCGTTCAGGAACGAAACACTGCTCCGGTGGCAAATGCTGGCGGTGACCAGAGTGTCACGTTGCCAACCAATGCAATTGTATTGAATGGAACGCGCTCCAACGATGACCTGGGAATAGCTAACTACAGCTGGACTAGGGAACCCGGAAGTCTGGCTATAGGGACCATCGTGGACGATAGCGATCGGAAGCCGGTTTTGATT CTCACCAACATCGTTCCCGGACGGTACGTCTTCAAACTGACCGTTACCGATGGTCAAGGATTGTCCGGTTCCGACACGGTCAGTGTAATCGTGCATCCAGATCCACTGGTCATGAGCTTGGTGGAACTGACCCTCACTATGGAAGCAACCGTTCTGACCCAATCGGAACTGGACTCGCTGCAGCAGAAGCTGGTCCTACTGATTGGTGACAACACTGCGCGGTTGCACGTTCGAGACATGAAAATTGAACACAAAACCGGGCAGGTTGTGATTATATTCTACGTGGAGAAAAAT gataaagaaaaaccggaaatAATGCCCGCCCTGGaggtggagaaaatcctgaaggaaaaatTCTGGCGAGACTACACAATCCTAGGAACGTCGGTGGCCGGCATCCGGACGACCATCTGTCAGAACGATTGTTCCGGCCATGGGGTATGCAACGCCGAAACGCGAGATTGCATGTGCCAGAGCTTTTGGATGCCGGATATCTTTTTCTTCTGGGGTGTGGCCGAAGCCAATTGCG ATTGGTCCATCCTGTACGTTATCATCGGTGTGTTCATCGTGTTCCTAGTACTGTCCGGCATCTGCTGGGGAATCACGTGCCTCTGCCGGAGGTCGACCAAACCACGCACAAGAAGCAAAACTCAGAAATACTCCCTGCTGGGGACGCAGGACGATGAATTGCCATCTT TCACTCGCACCGGAACGACAATGTCCGATTCGGAAACGGATTCGGACGTACTGTTCGAGAGCCGTTCCAAGCAGAACGGCATCCCACCGGGCAGGGTCAAGCTGGCCAACGGGGACGTTCGGAATGGTCACGCCAAGTACAACACGACGCGGCTCGGCCGACGGATCAAAACCTAA